The Molothrus aeneus isolate 106 chromosome 22, BPBGC_Maene_1.0, whole genome shotgun sequence genomic interval AGGTGGAcagagcttcagccagagctcggagctggtggcCCATGAGTGGTTTGGAaagtgggaagagcttcaggcagagcaACACCCTGATCTGCCACCAgatgatccacactggggaatggcCCTATGAGTGTGGCAAGCATGGCAAGTGTGGAAAgggcttcagctgcagctccacccTCATCATCCACCAGTGCATCCACACTTGGGAGAGGCCCTACCAGTGTCCTGAGTGTCTGGAGAGgttccagagcagctcccatctcctcctgcaccagTGGATTTACActgaggagaggcccttccgctgccctgactgtgggaagggattcaagcacaactccaccctcgtcaggcaccggcgcatccacaccaGGGAGATGCCCTACGAGTGCTCTGAGTGTGGGAAGATCTTCACCCAGAGCTCTCACTTGAACAAACACCAACAGAGGCACCCGTAAGGGAAGCCCTGGAATGACACAGCTGAAGGACGAGCTTCATGCCCAGCTCTAGTTTCATCCCCTATTGGAGGATCCACGTTGGGAAGAGCCCTGGTGATCCatgttccctgtgatccatgctGGGAAGACAcctgtcccttttcctgcccctgcCAATGACATGATGGGAGATGGAAGAATATGAGGGTCTGGTCTTGGCTGTGTCATTACATTCACTCCCACCTCAGGTCATTGCCAGGGGCAGGAAAGGGACTCTCTCTCTTCCTGAGAAGAAAGGTGTCCTTTCCAGGCAGGACGGAATACGTGGCCAGGAAGAGCCAGTCAGTGCTGATGTAGTTTTCCCTGTCAGTAGCTTTTCTTATCCCTTCTGTTATCAATattatttctgttcctgtttgtTCTTTATCTTGTTGCTGTtcccagtaaattgttcttatcccAGCCTGGGATCTTTGTCTTTTGTGCTTTCCATGGGAGGTGGGAGGGCAGCAAGGGCAGCGCAGTTTATACAGGAGCAGGAATTTGAGGAATCCCGTTCCTAAACCCCGGCAGGTGGAAATCGAGCATCCCAGCTGGTCCCAGCCTTggtggccatggcagcagccttgggagcgggtccctggctggggctgtgggagcctcttccctctggtgcccagggacaggagtggAGGGAACGGCTGCAGCTGAGTCGgggcaggctcaggttggatgtcaggaaaaggtttttccccagaggctgcttgggcactgcccgggctccccagggaaggtcccagctccagggctctctgagctgcagcagcgtttggacagcactgccaggcccaGGCCGgcattgttggggtgtcctgtgcagggccagcagttggACTGGaggatcctgatgggtccctcccagctcagccaatTCTGTGGTTCTGGGATCCCATGACCCTGGATATGGGACTGCAAATGGTTGCCATGGCAACGGCCTCTGGCTCCAGGCCTGAGCTGGTGTCCATTGCAACTACCCCTGGCATGGGGTCTCCATGGAGCTGCCAAGGGATTGACCAAAGCAACAGGGGGCTGGtgatggttgccatggaaactgaccCTAGCAACAGGGGGCCTGGtgatggttgccatggaaactgaccATAGCAACAGGGGCCTGGTGATGTTTGCCATGGAAACTGCCCATAGCAACAGGGGCCTGGTGATGGTTGTCAGTGGCACTGCAGCCCTTCTccgctgctgctggggcactcGAGGCTCTGAGCAGCAAAGGTGACCCTGAGCCAGGAGCTTTCCTTGCCTGCAGCAAAGCCTCGGCcccttcctggggctgtgccctgcgcCAGCAGGGATTGTGCCAGCGGAGCTGACCCGAAATTCCTTCTCCCAGGCAGCTTTAGAACATGCAACATGGAAAAGCCAGAGCCCACTCTCAGCTTTGTGCAGCCCTCCAGCAGAATCTTGAGTGTGAAGCAGCCTGGGAACAGGGTTTAGTGTCAGGGGAAGGGAACTCAGAGCCCTTGTCTCCCCTTGGGCTGAGGCTCTGCATTTCCaatggccctgcagctgccaaagaGGCCTTTCTGACTCAGCTGAGAACAGTTCTGCTGAAAGCCTGTCCTAAACCCGATTTTCTGCAAATGAGCCCAATGAATTCTAATTTTCTGCAGCCCCAGGTCTTGTGTGAgtgcaggtgtgacaggtgAAGGATGGAACAGCTCTACTGGGGGGGAATGAGtgctctttttcttgttttggtttttttattgtattgctttgtttgtttggatttctttttttttgttctttatttggtttttgtttgtttctgttgttttggtttggttttttggggtttttggtttcttttttttctgatatggttttgtttgttttttttcttgtttatttgggggggtttctgttttgttttggttttttttttttaatcaattccCCCgtcagctccaggcagagctctctAACTGTGTCTGACACTTATCTGTGGCACAGTGGAGGTGGGCAGGGGGACCTTCCCCAAGCTGTGTTCAGAGGAACCCAcatcagcccaggctggggtggTCAGTGGCTGCTCAGTTCCATTAAGggtcacctggtcataaaaggagaccaggttggtcaaacacgacctacccctcctaaacccctgctggctggctgataccctggccatcctggaaGTGCTGGGTGATGACACTCActataaactgttccattacCTTACTGGGTACTGAGGTCAGTCTGACTGGCCTATAATTACCAGGACCCTCCTTCTCATCCTTTTTGTGAATGGGggtcacattggccagcttccagtcatctggaacctcaccagtgagctaggactgttggtaaatgatggagactGGCTTGGGAagctcagctgccagctccctcatcaccctggggtggatcccatctgctcccagggattTATGAACATCCAAGCAGCTCAGCAATTCTCTGACAGCCTCCTCCTGGATAACAGGGGCCCATTCTCCTGCCTGATACTCCTCTATGATGCTGTAGCTGCTCAATGACCTCACACAACAAactctgtgatgtcatagccCAATCTGTGATTTCACACAAcccactctgtgctgtcacacagcccctttctgacatcacagctgctctgtgcctctgtgacaCAGCCCCGTCTGGgacatcccacagcccctgccagtgctgagcccctgtgagctctgtctgtgccctgctcgtgtccctgaggggccctggcagtgccccagccctgctagGCTGTGCataggagctgctcctgggagagctgtctctctgcagtgctgctcttgccaggagctgcctctgggccaggagcctggcccagctcagcagcacggacacagcacaaggactttatGACCCTCTTGGGGCTTTGGTGCTCTTTGCATCAGACCCAGTCCCTCAGAATCTGCTCAAAGGacttctcaagaactcaaagTCAGATTCAAAGTCCaaacttttattcttttaatggGTCTGAGGGACAAAACTCATGTGAAAGCATCCCCAAGTTCCAGTTGGAGCAGAACACTGGAGACAGTGATGACAGAGGAGACAAGCAAGggaaaggtgtctctggtgctgagcaaacctGGATGTGCGTCAGGAATGcaaagggccaaggcctgagccccagcccctgacagggcagatcctgtccctccctcctttctcaGGGCTCTTCccaggatgggcactgggatgtggggatgtgcaatgccaagggcaggaccaTGGGgtggcccctgccaggctgctgaacACGGACAAGGAGCCAATGAGGCCCCAGggctgcaagggtcacttgtctctTGCTCCTGGCTCaggcccagggccagcagccatggccaaagtgctgcccaagttGGCTCTGTCAGGgccttgcagctgctgcacatgcctgtgccctgtgcagcccaggctgtcctatgatgtcccttccctgtgcctttgTCCCTGCAGACATCCCCTGGCTGCCCCACCTTGCTGaccccttcctttgctgacagctctgcctcttgcctggctctgcctgggcacACAAAGCtttgggctgctccaggcccctTCTGAGGATGTGCTGCaccacagagctgccctggcagaggaATTCCTTTCTCCTCGTGCCCATTCTGGGCCTCTCCAGCTGCCCTTGGCATTAATTCTGTCTCTCTCTGGCTGTTTTCCACTATGTCAAAAGGATCCACCATCCCTGAAATTGCTCTTTAAACACTCTCATGGCTCTGCTCCGATGTCCTCAGTCTCCACaccactgagcacagagctcctttgtCCCTACACAGTGCTCATGTGCCCAAGGCCTCCAAACACCACCTTGGGACATCTCTGGGCCCTCTCCAAGGTGTTcccaaatgaaaacattcagcTTATAGTGTAAGCAAATCACCAGAGGACAGGGCCAACCCAACCTGTCTGTCCTAGCTACTGTTGTCTGGGAGTTATCCTTGGATATGCAGAATTTGGGAGGCCAAATTCTAATTTTGGCCATGGTCCCTGGACAAGAAGGCTGGTTCTCTTCCATAGGAATGAAGGAACAGAGCCCCTCTGTTTCGGGGACAGATGAGAGGTGGccaccagaggccaaggccagccagagctggcagcttTTGTTCTGAGAGATACCCTTGCATAGAGGAAATTTTTTAGGGAGAGTACCAATTTTGGCAATGGGCATCTGAAAAGTCAGACAGTTCTTTTCCATTGCTAGGAAAGCACGGAGTCtcagtgctccaggagctgatGAGAGGCAGCCCTTGACTTCCCAAGATCAGCCAGACCTGTCAGGTGGCCCCTGGGAGGCCAAGCCAGCCAGAGCTGTTCCATGTTCCCTGGGTTTCATgaggccccacagtgtcccaaTGGTCCCTTGCTTCCACCAGGCCCTGAGGTGTCATAATGCCCCCTTGGTGACACAAGGCCTGAAGGGTCGGAATGGTCTCCAAGGTTCCATCAGGCCCCACAGAGCCATAATGGTCTCTGGGTCCATGAAGCCCCTCTGTGTCAccatggccccttggttccatgggctccagtggtgccaccatgatccccttggttccatgggctccagtggtgccaccatgatccccttggttccatgggctcCAGTGGTGCCACCATGATCCCCTTGGTTCCGTGAggtccccacagtgtcacagggatctccatgggaaggaaagaacccagccccagtgtggcaggggcagccaccagaggccaaggccagccagacctCTCTGTCCTGGTAGCTTTTGTCTGAAAGCAACCCTTGGATATAGGGAATTAGGGAGGTTGAACCCCAATTTCAGCCGTTTCTGCATAGATAAGAAGGATGGTTCTTTTCCGTAGGAAGGAAAGCACCGAGCCCCAGTGTCTCAACAGCAGGGGAGAGACAGCCCCCAGGAGGCCAAGGGCAGTCagacctgtctgtcctggcagctttcaCCTGGGAGCAATCCTTGGATATATGGAGTTTTGGAGGTTGAATCCCAATTTTCGCCATGGTCAAgatgggtggttttttttcccataggaAAGTAAAGGACAAAGTCCAAGTGTTTTGGAAGAAGATGAGAGGTGGCCACCCTCAGGCCAAGCCAGCCAGACCTGTCTCTCCTGGCACCTTTTGTCTAGGGGCTTTCCTTGGACATTGGGCATTTTGGAGGTGGAATCTCAATTTTGGCCGTGGGCGCCTGGACAGTAAGAAGAGGTTTTTTTattaggaaggaaagcacagagccccagtgtttcagaaGCAGATGAGTGCCAGCCCTCAGgaagccaaggccagccagacttgtcagtcctggcagcttttgtctgggagctATCCTTGGATATAGGGAATTCCAGAGGCAGTTGCCCAGTTTTGGCCATCAGTGCCTGGTCAAGATGGATGTTTTTTCccataagaaagaaaagcacGTGGTCCCAGTGTTTCAAAGGCAGATGAGAGGTGGCCCCAAGGTAGCCAAGGCAGCCAGATCTGTCTCTCCTGGCAGATTTCATCTGGGAGCAATCTTTGCATATAAAGGAATTTGGAGAAGGAATCCCAGTTTTGGCCATGGACCCCTGGAGGAGGATCAGGACAGTTTTCTCCCATAGGAAGGaaagcccagagccccagtgctTCAGGGGCAGATGAGGAGCAGCCCTCGACATGCCAGACCTGTCCAGCAGCCCCCGGAGGCCAAACCAGCCAcacctgctccctgtgcccttggttccatggggcctCACAGTGTCCCAATGGCCTCcttgattccatgattccctgtAGTGTCACAGTGTTCTCCTTTCTTCCGCattgtcacaatggccccttggctTCCCTGACCCCTTGCAATGTCCCCATGGCCCCTCGGCTCGCTGTGGCCCCTCTGTGTCACAATggctccttggttccatgggccCCACAGCTTCATCCTTGGCCCTTGGCTCCATAGGGGGCCTGAGTTTCACAATGGTCCCCCTGATCCTGTGAGGCAccagagtgtcacaatggtctcttTGCTTCCACGAGGTTCCATAGTGCCACCATGGTGTCCTTGGATCTGCATTGTCACAAGggctccttggttccatgagtccCATCGAATCGTTGGTAAAGATATCTGTCCtaggttgactatatgatgcttttatccccaattGTCTtattctgtttatgctgaataataagttttgcacctttaagacttgttccagagagtgaagaggggagagaagaagcgtgcagtttgttttcagacactgtactcactcctccacattcctgctcctggactgttgtctgcagatggacagacagagggacaaaGCTGTCCTTTGTtttagctaaaactaactaaaaaggcaaagaaattccctggactgtttttttcccccttttttttggacctgtttaaacctgctctggactgaacaccagaagagcaccagcagctccacctgtggccaccgggccgggcctgggccacaacatttccagcaccggagggactgataagagactgagtgagctgagctgcaaccCGGGGAGgggactttctgagtttgtcatctcttttggagcagcaaggagTTTTATAGTTTGATactgtttaggttttattgtttaataaaaagggttttttccacttttctccaaggaggtatttttcTCCCAGATCAGttgggggaaggggaaaattgAATCTGCTTTACTAAAAGAGCCCCTTTGGGGATTCTCTCCAAAATTAGCTGATTCAGGACAACATGACAGTTGAACTATTTTTAAAGGGAGCTTGGGAATTATTATCTGGAAATAATTATCCAAGTCCCCCCTGAATCAGGGTTTGTCAGCTGTTTGCAGACTCTGGGATGGTTGTACATTATTTCAGAGATTGCTATTTACCTAATTCCACCTATGTTGTTATCTTTGTCTgctatttgaaatatttctgattgTTGTATCCAAATTATTCCTAATTGCTGTTAAGTTTCTTGTCCACTACATGTATTATTTTACTATGATGTTGCTTCATACTCATAACAAAAGACATACATCTCATTcttaaaatcaaaaaagaagaggaatgaACACCTTGAGAACGTTCAAATAATGCAATATTTACAtgagaaatttggaaaaaaaagatcatCATATCTAAATCCCAATTGAGTGTACCACAGTGAAGCCTAATTGATTAATTAACTTCAGGAGAAGGTGTGCCAGTGTTTTATCATCAGCAGTTCAAAGCAGTCACCTGTTCATTCCATCAGATACTGATCAGCTCTGAAAAAATGAGGCCCAGTGCAAAGAGAAATAACCTCATCACCTTGCAGCCTCTGtggccagagcaggagcagaaggaggaCTGCCAAGACATGGCTGTGTCTGGAAACTGACAGAGGCAATTTGCCAACAAAAGCCTCATGGCATCCTCATGGTACAGAGCTCCTACGAACCTTCTCCAGTTATTCCCTGttccagctcccaggaggagaTTCAGTGATGTCCAAGATCAACATTTCCAGCTCATAGACTTTCTCATACTTCTCAACTCATTGGAAACAATGgtcatttctttccatttccctaAGAGACATTGGACataattcttttgttttctcatgctGCAAAACCCTGTGTC includes:
- the LOC136565596 gene encoding zinc finger protein 3-like; protein product: MSGLESGKSFRQSNTLICHQMIHTGEWPYECGKHGKCGKGFSCSSTLIIHQCIHTWERPYQCPECLERFQSSSHLLLHQWIYTEERPFRCPDCGKGFKHNSTLVRHRRIHTREMPYECSECGKIFTQSSHLNKHQQRHP